Proteins encoded together in one Struthio camelus isolate bStrCam1 chromosome 19, bStrCam1.hap1, whole genome shotgun sequence window:
- the LOC104138589 gene encoding melanin-concentrating hormone receptor 1 isoform X2, with protein sequence MAPANSSRNFSAPEARNGSAEKPTPYTNVIMPSLFSIICFLGIVGNLIVIYTIVKKKKLKCKQTVPDIFIFNLSIVDLLFLLGMPFLIHQLLGNGSWYFGAPLCTIITALDTNSQITSTNILTVMTLDRYLATVYPLKSTYVRTPCVAALVICLVWLLSFLTIIPVWMYAGLMTLEDGTVRCALLLPNPETDIYWFTLYQFMLAFAVPLIVICVVYFKILQHMATTVVPLPQRSLQVRTKKVTRMAVAICSAFFICWAPFYVLQLVHLGIETPSMAFFYAYNFAISLGYANSCLNPFLYIALSETFKRQFLVAIRPVKEPCRNSSSLNNNSMTEASVCLKLAPESTQQTQFLENFSPCSLPVTVAVH encoded by the exons ATGGCCCCCGCTAACTCCTCCCGCAACTTCTCCGCGCCGGAGGCTCGGAACGGCTCGG CAGAGAAGCCAACACCGTACACCAATGTGATCATGCCTAGTCTGTTCAGCATTATCTGTTTCCTGGGCATTGTGGGAAACCTCATTGTCATCTACACTATCGTCAAGAAGAAGAAGCTGAAGTGCAAGCAGACTGTGcctgatattttcattttcaatctcTCCATTGTGgacctcctcttcctcttggGCATGCCATTCCTCATCCACCAGCTCCTCGGCAATGGCTCGTGGTACTTTGGAGCTCCCCTGTGCACCATCATCACTGCCCTGGACACCAACAGTCAGATCACCAGCACCAACATCCTCACAGTGATGACCCTAGACCGTTACCTGGCAACAGTCTACCCTCTGAAATCCACCTACGTCCGGACCCCATGCGTTGCAGCTTTAGTTATCTGCTTGGTGTGGCTTCTCTCCTTCCTGACTATCATTCCTGTGTGGATGTATGCAGGCCTCATGACTCTGGAGGATGGGACTGTCCGCTGCGCTCTCTTGCTTCCCAACCCAGAGACAGACATCTACTGGTTCACTCTCTATCAGTTCATGCTGGCATTTGCTGTGCCATTGATTGTTATCTGTGTGGTCTACTTTAAGATCCTCCAGCACATGGCCACCACCGTGGTCCCACTGCCCCAAAGGAGTCTCCAGGTACGTACCAAGAAGGTCACCCGCATGGCGGTTGCCATCTGCTCCGCCTTTTTCATTTGTTGGGCCCCCTTCTACGTCCTCCAGCTGGTTCACCTCGGAATCGAAACCCCATCCATGGCCTTCTTTTATGCTTACAACTTTGCCATTAGCCTGGGCTATGCCAACAGCTGCCTCAACCCCTTCCTCTACATCGCGCTCAGTGAGACTTTCAAGCGCCAGTTCTTGGTGGCCATCCGCCCTGTAAAAGAGCCATGTCGCAACAGCAGCTCTCTCAACAACAACAGTATGACAGAGGCCAGTGTCTGTCTAAAACTGGCACCAGAATCCACTCAGCAGACTCAGTTTCTGGAGAACTTTTCCCCATGCTCGCTGCCTGTGACGGTGGCTGTTCACTAG
- the LOC104138589 gene encoding melanin-concentrating hormone receptor 1 isoform X1: MAPANSSRNFSAPEARNGSVAEKPTPYTNVIMPSLFSIICFLGIVGNLIVIYTIVKKKKLKCKQTVPDIFIFNLSIVDLLFLLGMPFLIHQLLGNGSWYFGAPLCTIITALDTNSQITSTNILTVMTLDRYLATVYPLKSTYVRTPCVAALVICLVWLLSFLTIIPVWMYAGLMTLEDGTVRCALLLPNPETDIYWFTLYQFMLAFAVPLIVICVVYFKILQHMATTVVPLPQRSLQVRTKKVTRMAVAICSAFFICWAPFYVLQLVHLGIETPSMAFFYAYNFAISLGYANSCLNPFLYIALSETFKRQFLVAIRPVKEPCRNSSSLNNNSMTEASVCLKLAPESTQQTQFLENFSPCSLPVTVAVH; this comes from the exons ATGGCCCCCGCTAACTCCTCCCGCAACTTCTCCGCGCCGGAGGCTCGGAACGGCTCGG TAGCAGAGAAGCCAACACCGTACACCAATGTGATCATGCCTAGTCTGTTCAGCATTATCTGTTTCCTGGGCATTGTGGGAAACCTCATTGTCATCTACACTATCGTCAAGAAGAAGAAGCTGAAGTGCAAGCAGACTGTGcctgatattttcattttcaatctcTCCATTGTGgacctcctcttcctcttggGCATGCCATTCCTCATCCACCAGCTCCTCGGCAATGGCTCGTGGTACTTTGGAGCTCCCCTGTGCACCATCATCACTGCCCTGGACACCAACAGTCAGATCACCAGCACCAACATCCTCACAGTGATGACCCTAGACCGTTACCTGGCAACAGTCTACCCTCTGAAATCCACCTACGTCCGGACCCCATGCGTTGCAGCTTTAGTTATCTGCTTGGTGTGGCTTCTCTCCTTCCTGACTATCATTCCTGTGTGGATGTATGCAGGCCTCATGACTCTGGAGGATGGGACTGTCCGCTGCGCTCTCTTGCTTCCCAACCCAGAGACAGACATCTACTGGTTCACTCTCTATCAGTTCATGCTGGCATTTGCTGTGCCATTGATTGTTATCTGTGTGGTCTACTTTAAGATCCTCCAGCACATGGCCACCACCGTGGTCCCACTGCCCCAAAGGAGTCTCCAGGTACGTACCAAGAAGGTCACCCGCATGGCGGTTGCCATCTGCTCCGCCTTTTTCATTTGTTGGGCCCCCTTCTACGTCCTCCAGCTGGTTCACCTCGGAATCGAAACCCCATCCATGGCCTTCTTTTATGCTTACAACTTTGCCATTAGCCTGGGCTATGCCAACAGCTGCCTCAACCCCTTCCTCTACATCGCGCTCAGTGAGACTTTCAAGCGCCAGTTCTTGGTGGCCATCCGCCCTGTAAAAGAGCCATGTCGCAACAGCAGCTCTCTCAACAACAACAGTATGACAGAGGCCAGTGTCTGTCTAAAACTGGCACCAGAATCCACTCAGCAGACTCAGTTTCTGGAGAACTTTTCCCCATGCTCGCTGCCTGTGACGGTGGCTGTTCACTAG